From the Montipora capricornis isolate CH-2021 chromosome 2, ASM3666992v2, whole genome shotgun sequence genome, one window contains:
- the LOC138037993 gene encoding molybdate-anion transporter-like: MTTLIFFSFVCSVLLFILAKSRKQSNGGVEFRRFQRLYLIVYFMAQGADWLQGPHVYALFSSYGMTSKQINQLFVVGFGSSMMFGTVVGSFADKIGRKFNCILYGVLYGLDCLTKHIPNFWVLTCGRLAGGMATSILFSAFESWVICEHNKRGFSKNLLCDLFSNASLGNSMVAICAGLVAQAVASHFGLVAPFSLAVILLIAVSAIISCSWPENYGDVSGNIRFALIHGINAIKNDPVVFCLGLIQSLFEGSMYTFVLEWTPALTPGLNLQRKTVNEDIPHGWIFASFMVSAMLGSHTFKYLNKLDSVESFMRFIFGIAAISLIPPIIAQEERVVVFVGFLVFEFCVGMFWPAMGVMRGKYLPESTRATIMNIFRVPLNLVVILLLMQDLSLPVVFSCCVIFLTICCAVQHFLFHLHSLGCADASARETHKEAEKGAQSVEI; this comes from the exons ATGACAACGTTAATcttcttttcatttgtttgttctgtgttgttatttatcttAGCAAAGTCCAGAAAACAGTCAAATGGTGGCGTTGAATTTCGTCGATTTCAGCGCCTGTATCTCATTGTCTATTTCATGGCACAAG GAGCAGATTGGCTTCAAGGACCTCATGTGTATGCGCTATTTTCCAGTTACGGAATGACATCCAAACAAATTAATCAGCTGTTTGTCGTAGGCTTTGGTTCTTCTATGATGTTTGGCACTGTTGTAGGATCATTTGCCGATAAAAT tggAAGAAAGTTTAACTGTATTCTTTATGGGGTACTTTATGGATTGGACTGCCTTACGAAG CATATACCAAACTTCTGGGTTCTAACATGCGGTCGTTTGGCGGGTGGCATGGCGACGTCCATTCTTTTTAGTGCGTTTGAATCATGGGTTATCTGTGAGCACAACAAG agagGCTTTAGTAAAAACTTACTGTGTGACCTCTTTTCTAACGCCTCTCTGGGGAACTCAATGGTTGCTATCTGTGCAGGCTTAGTGGCACAAGCAGTGGCTTCGCATTTTGGTTTGGT AGCTCCGTTTAGTCTTGCTGTGATATTGCTGATAGCTGTAAGTGCGATAATTTCTTGTTCTTGGCCTGAAAACTACGGAGATGTAAGTGGAAACATCCGATTTGCTCTGATTCACGGAATAAACGCCATAAAAAACG ATCCTGTAGTGTTCTGCCTTGGTTTGATCCAGTCTTTGTTCGAGGGATCTATGTATACCTTTGTATTAGAATGGACTCCAGCACTTACCCCTG gTTTAAATCTCCAAAGAAAAACTGTTAATGAAGATATTCCACATGGCTGGATATTTGCTTCCTTTATG GTCTCTGCAATGCTTGGTTCTCACACGTTTAAATATCTTAACAAACTGGATTCTGTGGAGTCATTTATGAG attTATCTTTGGAATAGCAGCGATATCACTGATCCCCCCCATTATTGCTCAGgag GAAAGGGTTGTCGTCTTTGTTGGTTTCTTAGTCTTTGAATTCTGTGTAG gtatgttttggCCAGCAATGGGAGTTATGAGGGGCAAGTACCTTCCAGAATCTA CTCGAGCCACTATTATGAACATTTTTCGTGTTCCTCTGAATCTTGTCGTCATTCTTCTTCTAATGCAG GATTTGTCTCTTCCGGTAGTGTTTTCCTGTTGCGTAATATTCCTAACGATCTGCTGTGCAGTGCAGCACTTCTTGTTTCATTTACACTCACTAGGCTGTGCGGATGCTAGCGCAAGAGAAACGCACAAAG AAGCCGAGAAAGGTGCACAAAGTGTGGAAATTTAA
- the LOC138021306 gene encoding uncharacterized protein isoform X1 codes for MHLKFIFLSVAIFIGECFCAVKVELSALPCNKQPAPRNGYLQCIKKPPSQDIICWMECKSGYDVTFLPAEYYVCNDNGTWVTPSGGPKFTKWPDCVVYKSNMPVP; via the exons ATGCATCTGAAATTTATATTTCTTTCGGTGGCTATATTTATTGGCGAGTGTTTCTGTGCGGTCAAAGTTGAGTTGTCCG CTCTACCTTGCAACAAACAGCCTGCACCACGAAATGGGTATTTACAATGCATAAAGAAACCACCCAGCCAGGATATTATCTGTTGGATGGAGTGTAAATCGGGCTATGACGTAACATTCTTGCCTGCCGAATATTACGTGTGTAATGACAATGGCACCTGGGTAACTCCCTCAGGCGGACCAAAATTTACCAAGTGGCCAGATTGCGTTGTATACAA GTCCAATATGCCAGTTCCTTAA
- the LOC138021306 gene encoding uncharacterized protein isoform X2, translating into MYLKISFLLTGVIAVCWCAVNVEFSALPCNKQPAPRNGYLQCIKKPPSQDIICWMECKSGYDVTFLPAEYYVCNDNGTWVTPSGGPKFTKWPDCVVYKSNMPVP; encoded by the exons ATGTATCTCAAAATTTCATTTCTCTTGACGGGTGTCATCGCAGTGTGTTGGTGTGCGGTCAATGTAGAGTTCTCCG CTCTACCTTGCAACAAACAGCCTGCACCACGAAATGGGTATTTACAATGCATAAAGAAACCACCCAGCCAGGATATTATCTGTTGGATGGAGTGTAAATCGGGCTATGACGTAACATTCTTGCCTGCCGAATATTACGTGTGTAATGACAATGGCACCTGGGTAACTCCCTCAGGCGGACCAAAATTTACCAAGTGGCCAGATTGCGTTGTATACAA GTCCAATATGCCAGTTCCTTAA